The DNA segment GAAGACGACTGTGTTTTCGTCCTGATCACTAGTGCAGATACAAATATACTCATCACACACACTAATAGGGATTGTGTTTTTGCGACAGTTGTAACTTCATTTCCTTGGTGGTGATGGCCAGTCGTGACAGGTAACAAGTAACTTTAACAGCTCCAATGTTTCAGAAAAGGCATGATATGTATAAACAAGAGTCATAAGACATGTCTTAGACGTGAGACTTCTTGTTTATCATAATGCAATGTCTGCTCATTAACCTCTTATGGCCCATGTCACATCAAAAAGGGGATTCGTCCGAGTTACTATGGTCGCCGCAGTACCGAACTTACGGCGAACGTATTGTGGCAGACGCAACAGTTCAATGGACGTTCGCCAGTGTGCAGGAGTAGGTGGTTGTTCAAGCCGCTAGGAAACAAGAATTTCTTGTGACAAAAGTTGCAACTGAAGGCCTGCGATTGGATTTCAAGGTGGCACTTTTCCGTGAATATTTTGAGACATGTGCCACAGGTGAACTGATGTAAGCCGTTGTGCAGTCGCGAATGTTTCTTCAGACAGCTGTTTCTAATGAATTTCTTGTGGCACACTTCACAGGAGTAAGGACGTTCGCCTGTCTGCAGACGCGAGTGCAGCTTCAGGACGCTGCTGGTTCTGAATGTCTTCAGACACACACCACAACTATATGGGCGTTCGCCACTGTGCAGACGGAAGTGGACCTTCAAGGTGGAGCTGCTTTTCAATGTTTTGTGACACACGGTGCACGAATGCTGAAATTCACGGCTGTCTATATGTTTGTGTTCTTCCAGGTCCTGCAAATGTGCAAATTTCTTCTTGCAGGTGGCACAGCTGTACGCAAGATGTCGTGTACCACTTTTGTGCGTGGAGAATGCTGCCGCCTTAGTTGTGCACTGTACGATGTTGGCTTTTCCTGCAGCTAGTCCAGCTCTGGTAGCCAAACCGTCACTGCCATCGGCACTGTAGTCGTCCTCCTCTCCAATGGGGATCATACTGCAGAATTGCGCAAAAAACTGTATCATAAAAGTTTGTCATAACAGTGAAAAATCACAAAAGAATAATTATATTAAAATGCGCTGCATCCCTAAATGTCTTATATGAGCCCTCATGAATTCACAGCGTATTACAGGGTTGCAGAGAAGATTATAAATACGGAGCATAATGCATTGATACCACAAATATTTGCACATTTTCTGTTTGAGATGAGTTTGTACAAACGTCTCCGAATATTCACAATAGTTGTACGAAATCACACGCAGTGATAGCGACGTTATTGCAATGTCAAACGTAAGGAAAATATGAACCACCATTGCTTCTCTATCAGATGTACTAAATTTGCCAAATGTAGCTGTAGAACTCCAATATTTCCTATTTCAATTGGTCTTCACAAATCCCTTCCGTTCAAACTAGCAGGTAGTGTTGGTAAGTGTTAGGACAGTTCCGATGGCCTTCTTATTACCCAGaagtctctcgtcacagaaataaGTGAGTGACACTGCTTGTCTACAGCAGTTGCCACCTCGTCTGTTGAGAAGTGGGAAAGTGTGCTGTATATACTCGTGCTCAGAAGGGTTTACAATTTAGTTTCCAGCTGGTAGTTGTCTTTAGGGAATCGCTCAGCTGAATTGAATCTCAGGCGTCGTCGTTTCCAGGAACGACAGCGTGGTTTCTGACTTGGGAGGTGGTCGCATAGGGAGTCATCAGAGTGTGTGCAAACTGCAAAGCCAAGACCAGCACTTGCGCACGAAAGGAATGGCAGTATCGTGCGTATATATCAAGATTTAGTTTCCTGTTGATGGGGTTAAGTTTTAACAAGTGTGTAGTATCAGGAATTATTCAGAACGAACAATTTTGATTAGAACTGAAacctcctggtagattaaaatgtCTGACATATCGGTACTGGATACTGGTAGATTTGCCTTTTCAGGCCAGTGCTCTACTGGCTGGGCTATCCGCGCACGCCCTACCCTCACAGACCTCAGCTCTACTTTTGTTAGTACTTGTGTCCTGCCCCCCAAACGGCACAGAAGTTGTCCCCTACACCTTTCTGGACTAGCACCCCTGGAGCAAAGAATACTGTAGAAAATTCTGCAAAGGCTAAAACGTGGGAGAGAGATAGTCGTAGGATTAGTTCTGTGAGAGTAGTTCATGTTTGGATAACTCTGTCGGTAGCGCATTAGTCCGCAAAATGCAGGTTCAAGTCACTTCAGTGCATTTTCCAATGCAGAGTATAAATTTATGagggttgtcctcgatggtgagtgttcatcggaggtgagggtatcatctggagtgccccagggaagtgtggtaggtccgctgttgttttctatctacatgaatgatcttttggatagggtggatagcaatgtgcggctgtttgctgatgatgctgtggtgtacgggaaggtgtcgtcgttgagtcactgtaggaggatacaagatgacttgcacaggatttgtgactggtgtaaagaatggcagctgactctaaatatagataaatgcaaattaatgcagatgaataggaaaaagaatcccgtaatgtttgaatgctccattagtagtgtggcgcttgacacagtcacgtcgattaaatatttgggcgtaacattgcagagcgatatcaagtgggacaagcatgtaatggcagttgtggggaaggcggatagtcgtcttcggttcattggtagaattttgggaagatgtggttcatctgtaaaggagaccgcttatgaaacactaatacgacctattcttgagtactgctcgagcattcgggatccctgtcaggtcggattgagggaggacatagaagcaattcagaggcgcgctgctagatttgttactggtaggtttgatcatcacgcgagtgttacggaaatgcttcaggaactcgggtgggagtctctagaggaaacgaggcgttcttttcgtgaatcactactgaggaaatttagagaaccagcatttgaagctggctgaagtacaattttactgccgccaacttatatttcgcggaaagaccacaaagataagagagattagggctcgtacagaggcatataggcagtcatttttccctcgttctgtttgggagtggaacaggaagagaagatgctagttgtggtacgaggtaccctccgccacgcaccgtatggtggattgcgaagtatgtatgtagatatagaattATCTGATTATTGTTTATTCACATGTACCACATAGTtgcaattaaaatgcagctacttatGGACGTCTAGTGTGGGGTGTAATTGCCGTGTGGCAGGGAATCTTAGTAGATGTGCTAAGGCAtcaatgcagaaccgatttacactcAAAGaaaattagttccgattttggccaccaCGTGCAAATGTGGCGCTGTACAACATGGTGTCAACATCTCCAGTGGTCATGCCGAACAAtttgtgtaagcggcagttaataataaaatcaacatgtcTTTCTCACTGGTCTGACCTCTTCTGCCCATGTCCTGCtcataatccattacatatggaaacatgtctacactgaaacgccaaagacactggtataggcatgcatatccaaatacagacatatgtaaacaggcagaatacggtgctctggacggcaacgcctatataggacaacaagtgtctggcgcagttgtgggctagtgctgctacaacggcaggttatcaagatttaagtgagtttgaacgtggtgttgccgGCAAcgttggccgagcggctctaggcgcttcagtccggaattgcgcgactgctacggtcgcaggttcgaatccagcctcgggcatggatgtgtgtgatattcttaggttagttaggtttaagtagttctaagttctaggagactgacgacctcagatgttaagtcccatagtgctcagagccatttgaaccatttgaacgtggtgttatagtcggcgcatgagctatgggacacagcatctccgaggtaacgattaactgcggattttcccgtgcgacgatttcacgagtgtaacacgatatcaggaattcggtaaaatgtcaaatatccgacatcgctgcggccggaaaaagaccctgcaagaacgggaccaacgacgattcaacagagtcgttcaacgtgacagaagtgcaactcttccgcaaattgctgcagatttcaatgctgggccaacaacaaatgacagcgtgcgatccattccacgaaacatcgtcgatatgggctttcagagcgaAGGTTGATAACACAcaagttttatgcctcgcctgggcctgtcaacacagacattggactgttgatgactggaaacatgttgcctggttggacgcgtctcgtttcaaatttcatTGAGCAGATGTAcctatacgggtatggagacaacttcaagaatccatggaccctgcaggggactgttcaagatggtgaaaaaaaatgttcaaatgtgtgtgaaatcttctgggacttaaccgttaaggtcatcagtccctaagcttacacactacttaaggtaaattatcctaaggacaaacacacacacccatgcccgagggaggactcgaacctccgacgggaccagtgACTGCAGCGcccggctaattccgcgcggccaaaCTGATGAAGGCTTTATAATGGCGTGGGGAGTGTGCTATTGGACTGAATCAGAACCCCTGATACATTtacatacgactctgataggtgacacatacgtaagcactctgtctgatcacctccaccattcacgtccattgtgcatttcgttgggcttgggcaattccagcaggaatatTCGAtaactcacacgtccagaattgccacagagtggctccaggaacgctcttctgagtttgaacacttccactggccaccgaactgcccagacataaatattattgagcatatttgggacgccttgcaacgtgctgttcataagagatttccacccactcgtactgttacggatttatgaacagccctgcagggttcgtggtgtcagttccctccagcactacttcagacacgccgtgctccagaacttctgcatgctGAAGGGAGCGCTACacaatattacgcaggtgtaccagtttctttggctcttcagtgtatatgtcttTCTTACATTCACTGCGCTAGATTTTGCACCTGgttgccaaaactggaactaattttcttcgaacataatttgggtctgaaacttcctggaagattaaaactgtgtgcccgaccgagactcgaactccggacctttgcctttcgcgggcaagtgctctaccaactgagctaccgtgcttcggtagctcagttggtagagcacttgcccgcgaaagacaaagatccggtgttccagtctcggtcgggcacacagttttaatcttccaggaagtttcatatcagcgcacactccgctgcagagtgaaaatctcattctggataatttgggtctgcattaatgcattagaatatctaccaagtttggcTGTCATACTATAATTATAGCTCAGATTGGCCCTCTGTGAGCTGCTCCACTTCTGCTATAAGCACCAGGCTCTTGAAGTACCTTCGGTATCTCTGGTATGTCTCATACCTGCGAACAGCATTCACAGTCGGGTTGCATTGTGGATTGTGCGAAGCTTTTCTGAACCTTGTACAAACAACTTTAAACTACACTTACAGATTTATTTATGGTTATTTTATATTGAAGGATTACATACGTGATTTAACACCCAAGAAAACGATTTTCTGTTGCAAGCGGAGAGAAATCATTAGTAAACTTTATTTTTAACCTTAAGAAAACAGCGTATAAAACTCTAAAATAGTCTAAATCATGAGAAATGCATACAATATGCTGTACACTGTTGTGGAAAAGGGAAACTGCTAAATGTAACATGATAACATGGTTGCAATAGGTATGCACAAAACACTATTAAACCGCACAAGGTTTCCTTACAATAAGTGAAAGAGGAAAAAATATAGCACTACTTACGTATGTGGCAACAGGAGGGGGTCTGACCACCCTATCATTGTCAAATCTAGAATTAACaaagctgttgctgttgttgtggtcttcagtccagagactggtttgatgcagcggtccatgctactctatcctgtacaagctacttcatctcccagtacctcctgcaacctacatccttctgaatctgcttagtgcattcatctcttggtctccctctacgatttttaccctccacgctgccctccaatactaaactggtgatcccttgatgcctcagaacatgtcctaccaaccgatcccttcttctagtcaagttgtgccacaagctcctcttctccccaattctattcaatacctcctcatcagttatctgATATACCAatctaattttcagaatttttctgtagcaccacatttcgaaagcttctattctcttcttgtttaaaccatttatcgttcacgtttcactt comes from the Schistocerca piceifrons isolate TAMUIC-IGC-003096 chromosome 9, iqSchPice1.1, whole genome shotgun sequence genome and includes:
- the LOC124717132 gene encoding zinc finger protein 679-like; amino-acid sequence: MESTGELEAVTMCDEIDIKEEPKLETPEDPDAHDPLQLKKEESPPQEETISLPDAIHTKKEPELQKEVEATSCGIEPRRFQLQNKNGMIPIGEEDDYSADGSDGLATRAGLAAGKANIVQCTTKAAAFSTHKSGTRHLAYSCATCKKKFAHLQDLEEHKHIDSREFQHSCTVCHKTLKSSSTLKVHFRLHSGERPYSCGVCLKTFRTSSVLKLHSRLQTGERPYSCEVCHKKFIRNSCLKKHSRLHNGLHQFTCGTCLKIFTEKCHLEIQSQAFSCNFCHKKFLFPSGLNNHLLLHTGERPLNCCVCHNTFAVSSVLRRP